From Paenibacillus physcomitrellae, the proteins below share one genomic window:
- a CDS encoding response regulator transcription factor yields MDKQILIVDDDDKIARLIEIYLVNEGFAVVKAADGYQALEIMGKEEVQLIILDVMMPGLDGIDVCIRIRENHTTPILMLSAKDSDMDKINGLMTGADDYMVKPFNPLELVARVKSLLRRSSYQSASAPASEHIIKIGPLQCDKETHTATIYGSPVKLTPIEFGILYLLASHPGRVFSSEEIFELIWKDKYFDSNNSVTVHISRLRDKLEKEMEGEKLIHTVWGVGYKLEG; encoded by the coding sequence TTGGATAAACAAATTCTGATTGTGGATGATGACGATAAAATTGCTAGACTGATTGAGATTTACCTGGTCAACGAAGGGTTTGCGGTAGTCAAAGCTGCGGACGGTTATCAGGCGCTTGAGATTATGGGCAAAGAAGAGGTTCAGCTGATCATTCTGGACGTGATGATGCCCGGTTTGGACGGGATAGACGTATGTATCCGGATTCGTGAGAATCATACGACGCCGATTCTGATGCTGAGCGCCAAGGACAGCGACATGGATAAAATCAACGGGCTGATGACGGGCGCAGACGATTATATGGTCAAACCGTTTAACCCGCTGGAGCTGGTAGCCCGGGTGAAGTCCCTGCTGCGGCGTTCTTCTTACCAAAGCGCTTCAGCGCCGGCTTCTGAGCATATTATTAAAATCGGACCTTTGCAGTGTGACAAAGAGACGCATACGGCAACCATATATGGTTCTCCGGTCAAATTAACGCCGATCGAGTTCGGCATCTTATATTTGCTGGCCAGTCACCCCGGAAGGGTGTTCAGCTCCGAGGAAATCTTTGAGCTGATCTGGAAGGACAAATATTTTGATTCCAACAACTCCGTGACTGTCCATATCAGCCGTCTCCGGGACAAGCTGGAGAAAGAGATGGAAGGCGAGAAGCTGATTCATACGGTGTGGGGGGTAGGGTATAAACTTGAAGGCTAG
- a CDS encoding sensor histidine kinase — MKASLRVLAWLFWTAISSVIAFLLFILLAKSVFMFYPSINVQSLLVWVNRYIGYPEAYYYAAVPIVLLFSIYFFRREMRRRERRYLDQLIEEVHLIGHVGPDHKITVRSISQLGQLAADINSMLERLKLSVEEERRAEQTKNELITNISHDLRTPLTTITGYLGLVEQDKYRDEVELRYYMNMAYEESIRLKKLMEDLFEYTRLSNKGNNLQWNRINVAEMLNQLVAQFGWQLHEHGMEARLAIEGQLVIWADGDKLRRVYENLITNAIRYGQDGYFLDIRGRVQGDEIVTEVVNYGEQIPHRDLPYLFERFYRVEKSRAQHTGGSGIGLAIAKNIVELHHGSISADSDEERTIFTVRLPQKFNRPEPENT; from the coding sequence TTGAAGGCTAGCTTACGTGTGCTTGCATGGTTGTTCTGGACCGCCATTTCGTCGGTTATCGCCTTTCTGTTATTCATTTTGCTGGCGAAATCGGTCTTTATGTTTTACCCTTCGATCAATGTTCAATCGCTCCTGGTCTGGGTCAATCGTTACATCGGTTATCCGGAAGCTTATTATTATGCGGCTGTTCCGATCGTGCTGCTGTTCTCGATCTATTTCTTCCGGCGTGAAATGCGGCGCAGGGAGCGGCGGTATTTGGATCAGTTGATCGAAGAGGTGCATTTAATCGGCCATGTCGGGCCGGATCATAAAATCACAGTCCGTTCCATCAGTCAGCTGGGCCAGCTTGCGGCAGACATCAACAGCATGCTGGAGAGGTTGAAGCTGTCAGTAGAGGAAGAACGGCGGGCAGAACAGACCAAAAATGAACTGATTACGAATATTTCCCACGATCTGCGTACTCCGCTTACGACCATTACCGGCTATCTGGGATTGGTGGAACAAGACAAATACCGGGATGAAGTCGAACTTCGTTATTATATGAATATGGCTTATGAGGAATCGATCCGTTTGAAGAAGCTGATGGAGGACCTGTTTGAATACACCCGGCTCAGCAATAAAGGCAATAACTTGCAGTGGAACCGCATTAACGTCGCGGAAATGCTGAATCAGCTGGTCGCCCAGTTCGGCTGGCAGCTCCATGAGCATGGCATGGAAGCCAGACTGGCTATCGAAGGGCAGCTGGTCATCTGGGCCGATGGCGACAAGCTGCGAAGGGTGTATGAGAACCTGATTACGAATGCAATTCGTTACGGTCAGGACGGGTATTTCCTGGATATCCGGGGACGGGTGCAGGGCGATGAAATCGTCACTGAAGTGGTCAATTACGGGGAGCAAATCCCGCATCGGGATTTGCCTTATTTGTTCGAGCGTTTCTACAGGGTGGAGAAATCAAGAGCCCAGCATACGGGCGGATCGGGCATTGGACTGGCGATTGCGAAAAATATCGTTGAGCTGCATCATGGCAGCATTTCGGCTGACAGCGACGAAGAACGGACGATCTTTACGGTCCGTCTGCCGCAGAAGTTTAACCGCCCGGAGCCTGAGAACACGTAA